A region of Hevea brasiliensis isolate MT/VB/25A 57/8 unplaced genomic scaffold, ASM3005281v1 Scaf481, whole genome shotgun sequence DNA encodes the following proteins:
- the LOC110644930 gene encoding small rubber particle protein-like produces MAEGKENENFQQEANEKEEKLKYLEFVQATTDDAVTSLSNIYLYAKDNSGPLKPGVETIEGVAKTVVIPASKIPTEAIKFADRAMDASFTTLQNIVPSVLKQLSTQACDTSVKESAE; encoded by the exons ATGGCTGAAGGGAAAGAAAACGAGAATTTCCAACAAGAG GCTAATGAGAAGGAAGAGAAGCTAAAGTATTTGGAATTTGTACAAGCGACTACAGATGATGCTGTAACTTCCCTCTCAAACATTTACCTTTATGCCAAGGACAATTCTGGTCCGTTGAAGCCTGGGGTCGAGACTATTGAGGGTGTGGCAAAGACCGTGGTTATTCCGGCCAGTAAAATTCCCACTGAAGCTATCAAGTTTGCAGACAGAGcg ATGGATGCATCTTTCACTACTCTACAAAACATTGTTCCCTCAGTTCTCAAGCAGTTGTCTACCCAAGCTTGCGATACTAGTGTGAAGGAAAGTGCAGAGTAA